The Trichosurus vulpecula isolate mTriVul1 chromosome 3, mTriVul1.pri, whole genome shotgun sequence genome includes a window with the following:
- the KLC1 gene encoding kinesin light chain 1 isoform X5 yields the protein MYDNMSTMVYLKEDKLEKLTQDEIISKTKQVIQGLEALKNEHNSILQSLLETLKCLKKDDESNLVEEKSNMIRKSLEMLELGLSEAQVMMALSNHLNAVESEKQKLRAQVRRLCQENQWLRDELANTQQKLQKSEQSVAQLEEEKKHLEFMNQLKKYDDDISPSEDKDNDSTKEPLDDLFPNDEDDPGQGIQQQHSSAAAAAQQGGYEIPARLRTLHNLVIQYASQGRYEVAVPLCKQALEDLEKTSGHDHPDVATMLNILALVYRDQNKYKDAANLLNDALAIREKTLGKDHPAVAATLNNLAVLYGKRGKYKEAEPLCKRALEIREKVLGKDHPDVAKQLNNLALLCQNQGKYEEVEYYYQRALEIYQTKLGPDDPNVAKTKNNLASCYLKQGKFKQAETLYKEILTRAHEREFGSVDDENKPIWMHAEEREECKGKQKDGTSFGEYGGWYKACKVDSPTVTTTLKNLGALYRRQGKFEAAETLEEAAMRSRKQRVAEVLNDPESTEKRRSRESLNVDVVKYESGPDGGEEDGTGSLKRSGSFSKLRASIRRSSEKLVRKLKGGSSRDSEPKNPGMKRASSLNVLNMGGKAAEDHFQERNNCLTDSRVLSASHTDLAH from the exons atgTATGACAACATGTCCACAATGGTGTACCTAAAGGAAGACAAGTTGGAGAAGCTCACCCAGGATGAAATCATTTCTAAGACAAAGCAAGTGATTCAGGGACTGGAAGCTCTGAAGAATGAACACAATTCTATCTTGCAAAGTTTACTTGAGACACTTAAGTGTTTGAAGAAAGATGATGAGAGCAATCTGGTGGAAGAGAAGTCGAACATGATTCGCAAGTCACTGGAGATGTTGGAGCTTGGGCTGAGTGAGGCACAG GTAATGATGGCCTTGTCAAACCATCTAAATGCGGTTGAAtcagagaaacagaaattgcGTGCCCAAGTACGCCGTCTATGCCAGGAAAATCAGTGGCTGCGGGATGAGTTAGCTAACACACAGCAGAAGTTACAAAAAAGTGAGCAGTCTGTGGCTcagctggaggaagaaaagaaacatctGGAATTCATGAATCAGTTAAAAAAATACGATGATGACATTTCTCCATCA GAGGACAAAGACAATGATTCTACCAAAGAACCTCTGGATGACCTTTTCCCCAATGATGAAGATGACCCAGGTCAAGGAA TTCAACAGCAGCATAGCAGTGCAGCTGCTGCTGCCCAACAAGGGGGCTATGAAATTCCAGCACGACTTAGAACTCTTCATAACCTCGTTATTCAGTATGCTTCCCAAGGTAGATATGAGGTTGCTGTACCATTGTGCAAACAAGCACTAGAAGATCTTGAGAAGACTTCTGGTCATGATCACCCTGATGTTGCCACCATGCTAAATATCTTGGCTCTGGTATACAG agatcagaacaaatacaaagatgCAGCTAATCTGCTAAATGATGCACTGGCTATCCGTGAAAAAACCCTGGGCAAAGATCATCCGGCg GTGGCAGCAACTCTGAATAATCTTGCAGTGCTCTATGGTAAAAGAGGGAAGTACAAAGAAGCTGAGCCTTTGTGTAAGAGAGCCCTGGAGATCAGAGAGAAG GTTTTGGGAAAAGATCACCCAGATGTTGCCAAACAGTTAAATAATTTGGCCTTACTCTGCCAGAACCAGGGCAAATATGAGGAGGTAGAATATTATTATCAAAGAGCTCTTGAGATCTACCAGACAAAACTGGGACCAGATGACCCCAATGtggccaaaacaaaaaataatttg gcATCCTGCTACCTGAAGCAAGGGAAATTCAAGCAGGCTGAAACACTATACAAGGAGATTCTCACTCGTGCACATGAGAGAGAGTTTGGCTCTGTAGATG ATGAAAATAAACCCATTTGGATGCAtgctgaggagagagaagaatgcaAA GGAAAACAAAAGGATGGGACATCTTTTGGGGAGTATGGCGGCTGGTACAAAGCTTGCAAAGTTGATAG TCCAACTGTGACAACTACCTTAAAGAACCTTGGAGCACTTTATAGACGTCAAGGCAAGTTTGAAGCTGCTGAAACATTAGAGGAAGCAGCCATGAGGTCTCGAAAACAG AGAGTAGCTGAAGTGCTAAATGACCCTGAGAgcacagaaaaaagaagaagccGAGAAAGTCTCAATGTTGATGTGGTAAAGTACGAGAGTGGTCCtgatggaggggaggaa GATGGCACTGGATCTTTAAAGCGCAGTGGTTCCTTTAGCAAACTTCGGGCTTCAATTAGACGCAGCAGTGAGAAGCTGGTTAGAAAGCTGAAGGGAGGAAGTTCACGAGACAGTGAACCAAAGAATCCTGG
- the KLC1 gene encoding kinesin light chain 1 isoform X2: MYDNMSTMVYLKEDKLEKLTQDEIISKTKQVIQGLEALKNEHNSILQSLLETLKCLKKDDESNLVEEKSNMIRKSLEMLELGLSEAQVMMALSNHLNAVESEKQKLRAQVRRLCQENQWLRDELANTQQKLQKSEQSVAQLEEEKKHLEFMNQLKKYDDDISPSEDKDNDSTKEPLDDLFPNDEDDPGQGIQQQHSSAAAAAQQGGYEIPARLRTLHNLVIQYASQGRYEVAVPLCKQALEDLEKTSGHDHPDVATMLNILALVYRDQNKYKDAANLLNDALAIREKTLGKDHPAVAATLNNLAVLYGKRGKYKEAEPLCKRALEIREKVLGKDHPDVAKQLNNLALLCQNQGKYEEVEYYYQRALEIYQTKLGPDDPNVAKTKNNLASCYLKQGKFKQAETLYKEILTRAHEREFGSVDDENKPIWMHAEEREECKGKQKDGTSFGEYGGWYKACKVDSPTVTTTLKNLGALYRRQGKFEAAETLEEAAMRSRKQRVAEVLNDPESTEKRRSRESLNVDVVKYESGPDGGEEVSMSVEWNGDGTGSLKRSGSFSKLRASIRRSSEKLVRKLKGGSSRDSEPKNPGMKRASSLNVLNMGGKAAEDHFQERNNCLTDSRVLSASHTDLAH, encoded by the exons atgTATGACAACATGTCCACAATGGTGTACCTAAAGGAAGACAAGTTGGAGAAGCTCACCCAGGATGAAATCATTTCTAAGACAAAGCAAGTGATTCAGGGACTGGAAGCTCTGAAGAATGAACACAATTCTATCTTGCAAAGTTTACTTGAGACACTTAAGTGTTTGAAGAAAGATGATGAGAGCAATCTGGTGGAAGAGAAGTCGAACATGATTCGCAAGTCACTGGAGATGTTGGAGCTTGGGCTGAGTGAGGCACAG GTAATGATGGCCTTGTCAAACCATCTAAATGCGGTTGAAtcagagaaacagaaattgcGTGCCCAAGTACGCCGTCTATGCCAGGAAAATCAGTGGCTGCGGGATGAGTTAGCTAACACACAGCAGAAGTTACAAAAAAGTGAGCAGTCTGTGGCTcagctggaggaagaaaagaaacatctGGAATTCATGAATCAGTTAAAAAAATACGATGATGACATTTCTCCATCA GAGGACAAAGACAATGATTCTACCAAAGAACCTCTGGATGACCTTTTCCCCAATGATGAAGATGACCCAGGTCAAGGAA TTCAACAGCAGCATAGCAGTGCAGCTGCTGCTGCCCAACAAGGGGGCTATGAAATTCCAGCACGACTTAGAACTCTTCATAACCTCGTTATTCAGTATGCTTCCCAAGGTAGATATGAGGTTGCTGTACCATTGTGCAAACAAGCACTAGAAGATCTTGAGAAGACTTCTGGTCATGATCACCCTGATGTTGCCACCATGCTAAATATCTTGGCTCTGGTATACAG agatcagaacaaatacaaagatgCAGCTAATCTGCTAAATGATGCACTGGCTATCCGTGAAAAAACCCTGGGCAAAGATCATCCGGCg GTGGCAGCAACTCTGAATAATCTTGCAGTGCTCTATGGTAAAAGAGGGAAGTACAAAGAAGCTGAGCCTTTGTGTAAGAGAGCCCTGGAGATCAGAGAGAAG GTTTTGGGAAAAGATCACCCAGATGTTGCCAAACAGTTAAATAATTTGGCCTTACTCTGCCAGAACCAGGGCAAATATGAGGAGGTAGAATATTATTATCAAAGAGCTCTTGAGATCTACCAGACAAAACTGGGACCAGATGACCCCAATGtggccaaaacaaaaaataatttg gcATCCTGCTACCTGAAGCAAGGGAAATTCAAGCAGGCTGAAACACTATACAAGGAGATTCTCACTCGTGCACATGAGAGAGAGTTTGGCTCTGTAGATG ATGAAAATAAACCCATTTGGATGCAtgctgaggagagagaagaatgcaAA GGAAAACAAAAGGATGGGACATCTTTTGGGGAGTATGGCGGCTGGTACAAAGCTTGCAAAGTTGATAG TCCAACTGTGACAACTACCTTAAAGAACCTTGGAGCACTTTATAGACGTCAAGGCAAGTTTGAAGCTGCTGAAACATTAGAGGAAGCAGCCATGAGGTCTCGAAAACAG AGAGTAGCTGAAGTGCTAAATGACCCTGAGAgcacagaaaaaagaagaagccGAGAAAGTCTCAATGTTGATGTGGTAAAGTACGAGAGTGGTCCtgatggaggggaggaagtgAGTATGAGCGTAGAGTGGAACGGG GATGGCACTGGATCTTTAAAGCGCAGTGGTTCCTTTAGCAAACTTCGGGCTTCAATTAGACGCAGCAGTGAGAAGCTGGTTAGAAAGCTGAAGGGAGGAAGTTCACGAGACAGTGAACCAAAGAATCCTGG
- the KLC1 gene encoding kinesin light chain 1 isoform X10 has translation MYDNMSTMVYLKEDKLEKLTQDEIISKTKQVIQGLEALKNEHNSILQSLLETLKCLKKDDESNLVEEKSNMIRKSLEMLELGLSEAQVMMALSNHLNAVESEKQKLRAQVRRLCQENQWLRDELANTQQKLQKSEQSVAQLEEEKKHLEFMNQLKKYDDDISPSEDKDNDSTKEPLDDLFPNDEDDPGQGIQQQHSSAAAAAQQGGYEIPARLRTLHNLVIQYASQGRYEVAVPLCKQALEDLEKTSGHDHPDVATMLNILALVYRDQNKYKDAANLLNDALAIREKTLGKDHPAVAATLNNLAVLYGKRGKYKEAEPLCKRALEIREKVLGKDHPDVAKQLNNLALLCQNQGKYEEVEYYYQRALEIYQTKLGPDDPNVAKTKNNLASCYLKQGKFKQAETLYKEILTRAHEREFGSVDDENKPIWMHAEEREECKGKQKDGTSFGEYGGWYKACKVDSPTVTTTLKNLGALYRRQGKFEAAETLEEAAMRSRKQGLDNVHKQRVAEVLNDPESTEKRRSRESLNVDVVKYESGPDGGEEMRKMKLGLVK, from the exons atgTATGACAACATGTCCACAATGGTGTACCTAAAGGAAGACAAGTTGGAGAAGCTCACCCAGGATGAAATCATTTCTAAGACAAAGCAAGTGATTCAGGGACTGGAAGCTCTGAAGAATGAACACAATTCTATCTTGCAAAGTTTACTTGAGACACTTAAGTGTTTGAAGAAAGATGATGAGAGCAATCTGGTGGAAGAGAAGTCGAACATGATTCGCAAGTCACTGGAGATGTTGGAGCTTGGGCTGAGTGAGGCACAG GTAATGATGGCCTTGTCAAACCATCTAAATGCGGTTGAAtcagagaaacagaaattgcGTGCCCAAGTACGCCGTCTATGCCAGGAAAATCAGTGGCTGCGGGATGAGTTAGCTAACACACAGCAGAAGTTACAAAAAAGTGAGCAGTCTGTGGCTcagctggaggaagaaaagaaacatctGGAATTCATGAATCAGTTAAAAAAATACGATGATGACATTTCTCCATCA GAGGACAAAGACAATGATTCTACCAAAGAACCTCTGGATGACCTTTTCCCCAATGATGAAGATGACCCAGGTCAAGGAA TTCAACAGCAGCATAGCAGTGCAGCTGCTGCTGCCCAACAAGGGGGCTATGAAATTCCAGCACGACTTAGAACTCTTCATAACCTCGTTATTCAGTATGCTTCCCAAGGTAGATATGAGGTTGCTGTACCATTGTGCAAACAAGCACTAGAAGATCTTGAGAAGACTTCTGGTCATGATCACCCTGATGTTGCCACCATGCTAAATATCTTGGCTCTGGTATACAG agatcagaacaaatacaaagatgCAGCTAATCTGCTAAATGATGCACTGGCTATCCGTGAAAAAACCCTGGGCAAAGATCATCCGGCg GTGGCAGCAACTCTGAATAATCTTGCAGTGCTCTATGGTAAAAGAGGGAAGTACAAAGAAGCTGAGCCTTTGTGTAAGAGAGCCCTGGAGATCAGAGAGAAG GTTTTGGGAAAAGATCACCCAGATGTTGCCAAACAGTTAAATAATTTGGCCTTACTCTGCCAGAACCAGGGCAAATATGAGGAGGTAGAATATTATTATCAAAGAGCTCTTGAGATCTACCAGACAAAACTGGGACCAGATGACCCCAATGtggccaaaacaaaaaataatttg gcATCCTGCTACCTGAAGCAAGGGAAATTCAAGCAGGCTGAAACACTATACAAGGAGATTCTCACTCGTGCACATGAGAGAGAGTTTGGCTCTGTAGATG ATGAAAATAAACCCATTTGGATGCAtgctgaggagagagaagaatgcaAA GGAAAACAAAAGGATGGGACATCTTTTGGGGAGTATGGCGGCTGGTACAAAGCTTGCAAAGTTGATAG TCCAACTGTGACAACTACCTTAAAGAACCTTGGAGCACTTTATAGACGTCAAGGCAAGTTTGAAGCTGCTGAAACATTAGAGGAAGCAGCCATGAGGTCTCGAAAACAG GGTCTTGACAATGTTCACAAACAGAGAGTAGCTGAAGTGCTAAATGACCCTGAGAgcacagaaaaaagaagaagccGAGAAAGTCTCAATGTTGATGTGGTAAAGTACGAGAGTGGTCCtgatggaggggaggaa atgaggaaaatgaagctcgggctggttaaatga
- the KLC1 gene encoding kinesin light chain 1 isoform X4 gives MYDNMSTMVYLKEDKLEKLTQDEIISKTKQVIQGLEALKNEHNSILQSLLETLKCLKKDDESNLVEEKSNMIRKSLEMLELGLSEAQVMMALSNHLNAVESEKQKLRAQVRRLCQENQWLRDELANTQQKLQKSEQSVAQLEEEKKHLEFMNQLKKYDDDISPSEDKDNDSTKEPLDDLFPNDEDDPGQGIQQQHSSAAAAAQQGGYEIPARLRTLHNLVIQYASQGRYEVAVPLCKQALEDLEKTSGHDHPDVATMLNILALVYRDQNKYKDAANLLNDALAIREKTLGKDHPAVAATLNNLAVLYGKRGKYKEAEPLCKRALEIREKVLGKDHPDVAKQLNNLALLCQNQGKYEEVEYYYQRALEIYQTKLGPDDPNVAKTKNNLASCYLKQGKFKQAETLYKEILTRAHEREFGSVDDENKPIWMHAEEREECKGKQKDGTSFGEYGGWYKACKVDSPTVTTTLKNLGALYRRQGKFEAAETLEEAAMRSRKQGLDNVHKQRVAEVLNDPESTEKRRSRESLNVDVVKYESGPDGGEEVSMSVEWNGDGTGSLKRSGSFSKLRASIRRSSEKLVRKLKGGSSRDSEPKNPGVSPIEPIFVENDGSSSGLEDSSINVSECAGRGL, from the exons atgTATGACAACATGTCCACAATGGTGTACCTAAAGGAAGACAAGTTGGAGAAGCTCACCCAGGATGAAATCATTTCTAAGACAAAGCAAGTGATTCAGGGACTGGAAGCTCTGAAGAATGAACACAATTCTATCTTGCAAAGTTTACTTGAGACACTTAAGTGTTTGAAGAAAGATGATGAGAGCAATCTGGTGGAAGAGAAGTCGAACATGATTCGCAAGTCACTGGAGATGTTGGAGCTTGGGCTGAGTGAGGCACAG GTAATGATGGCCTTGTCAAACCATCTAAATGCGGTTGAAtcagagaaacagaaattgcGTGCCCAAGTACGCCGTCTATGCCAGGAAAATCAGTGGCTGCGGGATGAGTTAGCTAACACACAGCAGAAGTTACAAAAAAGTGAGCAGTCTGTGGCTcagctggaggaagaaaagaaacatctGGAATTCATGAATCAGTTAAAAAAATACGATGATGACATTTCTCCATCA GAGGACAAAGACAATGATTCTACCAAAGAACCTCTGGATGACCTTTTCCCCAATGATGAAGATGACCCAGGTCAAGGAA TTCAACAGCAGCATAGCAGTGCAGCTGCTGCTGCCCAACAAGGGGGCTATGAAATTCCAGCACGACTTAGAACTCTTCATAACCTCGTTATTCAGTATGCTTCCCAAGGTAGATATGAGGTTGCTGTACCATTGTGCAAACAAGCACTAGAAGATCTTGAGAAGACTTCTGGTCATGATCACCCTGATGTTGCCACCATGCTAAATATCTTGGCTCTGGTATACAG agatcagaacaaatacaaagatgCAGCTAATCTGCTAAATGATGCACTGGCTATCCGTGAAAAAACCCTGGGCAAAGATCATCCGGCg GTGGCAGCAACTCTGAATAATCTTGCAGTGCTCTATGGTAAAAGAGGGAAGTACAAAGAAGCTGAGCCTTTGTGTAAGAGAGCCCTGGAGATCAGAGAGAAG GTTTTGGGAAAAGATCACCCAGATGTTGCCAAACAGTTAAATAATTTGGCCTTACTCTGCCAGAACCAGGGCAAATATGAGGAGGTAGAATATTATTATCAAAGAGCTCTTGAGATCTACCAGACAAAACTGGGACCAGATGACCCCAATGtggccaaaacaaaaaataatttg gcATCCTGCTACCTGAAGCAAGGGAAATTCAAGCAGGCTGAAACACTATACAAGGAGATTCTCACTCGTGCACATGAGAGAGAGTTTGGCTCTGTAGATG ATGAAAATAAACCCATTTGGATGCAtgctgaggagagagaagaatgcaAA GGAAAACAAAAGGATGGGACATCTTTTGGGGAGTATGGCGGCTGGTACAAAGCTTGCAAAGTTGATAG TCCAACTGTGACAACTACCTTAAAGAACCTTGGAGCACTTTATAGACGTCAAGGCAAGTTTGAAGCTGCTGAAACATTAGAGGAAGCAGCCATGAGGTCTCGAAAACAG GGTCTTGACAATGTTCACAAACAGAGAGTAGCTGAAGTGCTAAATGACCCTGAGAgcacagaaaaaagaagaagccGAGAAAGTCTCAATGTTGATGTGGTAAAGTACGAGAGTGGTCCtgatggaggggaggaagtgAGTATGAGCGTAGAGTGGAACGGG GATGGCACTGGATCTTTAAAGCGCAGTGGTTCCTTTAGCAAACTTCGGGCTTCAATTAGACGCAGCAGTGAGAAGCTGGTTAGAAAGCTGAAGGGAGGAAGTTCACGAGACAGTGAACCAAAGAATCCTGG
- the KLC1 gene encoding kinesin light chain 1 isoform X3, with the protein MYDNMSTMVYLKEDKLEKLTQDEIISKTKQVIQGLEALKNEHNSILQSLLETLKCLKKDDESNLVEEKSNMIRKSLEMLELGLSEAQVMMALSNHLNAVESEKQKLRAQVRRLCQENQWLRDELANTQQKLQKSEQSVAQLEEEKKHLEFMNQLKKYDDDISPSEDKDNDSTKEPLDDLFPNDEDDPGQGIQQQHSSAAAAAQQGGYEIPARLRTLHNLVIQYASQGRYEVAVPLCKQALEDLEKTSGHDHPDVATMLNILALVYRDQNKYKDAANLLNDALAIREKTLGKDHPAVAATLNNLAVLYGKRGKYKEAEPLCKRALEIREKVLGKDHPDVAKQLNNLALLCQNQGKYEEVEYYYQRALEIYQTKLGPDDPNVAKTKNNLASCYLKQGKFKQAETLYKEILTRAHEREFGSVDDENKPIWMHAEEREECKGKQKDGTSFGEYGGWYKACKVDSPTVTTTLKNLGALYRRQGKFEAAETLEEAAMRSRKQGLDNVHKQRVAEVLNDPESTEKRRSRESLNVDVVKYESGPDGGEEDGTGSLKRSGSFSKLRASIRRSSEKLVRKLKGGSSRDSEPKNPGMKRASSLNVLNMGGKAAEDHFQERNNCLTDSRVLSASHTDLAH; encoded by the exons atgTATGACAACATGTCCACAATGGTGTACCTAAAGGAAGACAAGTTGGAGAAGCTCACCCAGGATGAAATCATTTCTAAGACAAAGCAAGTGATTCAGGGACTGGAAGCTCTGAAGAATGAACACAATTCTATCTTGCAAAGTTTACTTGAGACACTTAAGTGTTTGAAGAAAGATGATGAGAGCAATCTGGTGGAAGAGAAGTCGAACATGATTCGCAAGTCACTGGAGATGTTGGAGCTTGGGCTGAGTGAGGCACAG GTAATGATGGCCTTGTCAAACCATCTAAATGCGGTTGAAtcagagaaacagaaattgcGTGCCCAAGTACGCCGTCTATGCCAGGAAAATCAGTGGCTGCGGGATGAGTTAGCTAACACACAGCAGAAGTTACAAAAAAGTGAGCAGTCTGTGGCTcagctggaggaagaaaagaaacatctGGAATTCATGAATCAGTTAAAAAAATACGATGATGACATTTCTCCATCA GAGGACAAAGACAATGATTCTACCAAAGAACCTCTGGATGACCTTTTCCCCAATGATGAAGATGACCCAGGTCAAGGAA TTCAACAGCAGCATAGCAGTGCAGCTGCTGCTGCCCAACAAGGGGGCTATGAAATTCCAGCACGACTTAGAACTCTTCATAACCTCGTTATTCAGTATGCTTCCCAAGGTAGATATGAGGTTGCTGTACCATTGTGCAAACAAGCACTAGAAGATCTTGAGAAGACTTCTGGTCATGATCACCCTGATGTTGCCACCATGCTAAATATCTTGGCTCTGGTATACAG agatcagaacaaatacaaagatgCAGCTAATCTGCTAAATGATGCACTGGCTATCCGTGAAAAAACCCTGGGCAAAGATCATCCGGCg GTGGCAGCAACTCTGAATAATCTTGCAGTGCTCTATGGTAAAAGAGGGAAGTACAAAGAAGCTGAGCCTTTGTGTAAGAGAGCCCTGGAGATCAGAGAGAAG GTTTTGGGAAAAGATCACCCAGATGTTGCCAAACAGTTAAATAATTTGGCCTTACTCTGCCAGAACCAGGGCAAATATGAGGAGGTAGAATATTATTATCAAAGAGCTCTTGAGATCTACCAGACAAAACTGGGACCAGATGACCCCAATGtggccaaaacaaaaaataatttg gcATCCTGCTACCTGAAGCAAGGGAAATTCAAGCAGGCTGAAACACTATACAAGGAGATTCTCACTCGTGCACATGAGAGAGAGTTTGGCTCTGTAGATG ATGAAAATAAACCCATTTGGATGCAtgctgaggagagagaagaatgcaAA GGAAAACAAAAGGATGGGACATCTTTTGGGGAGTATGGCGGCTGGTACAAAGCTTGCAAAGTTGATAG TCCAACTGTGACAACTACCTTAAAGAACCTTGGAGCACTTTATAGACGTCAAGGCAAGTTTGAAGCTGCTGAAACATTAGAGGAAGCAGCCATGAGGTCTCGAAAACAG GGTCTTGACAATGTTCACAAACAGAGAGTAGCTGAAGTGCTAAATGACCCTGAGAgcacagaaaaaagaagaagccGAGAAAGTCTCAATGTTGATGTGGTAAAGTACGAGAGTGGTCCtgatggaggggaggaa GATGGCACTGGATCTTTAAAGCGCAGTGGTTCCTTTAGCAAACTTCGGGCTTCAATTAGACGCAGCAGTGAGAAGCTGGTTAGAAAGCTGAAGGGAGGAAGTTCACGAGACAGTGAACCAAAGAATCCTGG
- the KLC1 gene encoding kinesin light chain 1 isoform X11 has protein sequence MYDNMSTMVYLKEDKLEKLTQDEIISKTKQVIQGLEALKNEHNSILQSLLETLKCLKKDDESNLVEEKSNMIRKSLEMLELGLSEAQVMMALSNHLNAVESEKQKLRAQVRRLCQENQWLRDELANTQQKLQKSEQSVAQLEEEKKHLEFMNQLKKYDDDISPSEDKDNDSTKEPLDDLFPNDEDDPGQGIQQQHSSAAAAAQQGGYEIPARLRTLHNLVIQYASQGRYEVAVPLCKQALEDLEKTSGHDHPDVATMLNILALVYRDQNKYKDAANLLNDALAIREKTLGKDHPAVAATLNNLAVLYGKRGKYKEAEPLCKRALEIREKVLGKDHPDVAKQLNNLALLCQNQGKYEEVEYYYQRALEIYQTKLGPDDPNVAKTKNNLASCYLKQGKFKQAETLYKEILTRAHEREFGSVDDENKPIWMHAEEREECKGKQKDGTSFGEYGGWYKACKVDSPTVTTTLKNLGALYRRQGKFEAAETLEEAAMRSRKQGLDNVHKQRVAEVLNDPESTEKRRSRESLNVDVVKYESGPDGGEEA, from the exons atgTATGACAACATGTCCACAATGGTGTACCTAAAGGAAGACAAGTTGGAGAAGCTCACCCAGGATGAAATCATTTCTAAGACAAAGCAAGTGATTCAGGGACTGGAAGCTCTGAAGAATGAACACAATTCTATCTTGCAAAGTTTACTTGAGACACTTAAGTGTTTGAAGAAAGATGATGAGAGCAATCTGGTGGAAGAGAAGTCGAACATGATTCGCAAGTCACTGGAGATGTTGGAGCTTGGGCTGAGTGAGGCACAG GTAATGATGGCCTTGTCAAACCATCTAAATGCGGTTGAAtcagagaaacagaaattgcGTGCCCAAGTACGCCGTCTATGCCAGGAAAATCAGTGGCTGCGGGATGAGTTAGCTAACACACAGCAGAAGTTACAAAAAAGTGAGCAGTCTGTGGCTcagctggaggaagaaaagaaacatctGGAATTCATGAATCAGTTAAAAAAATACGATGATGACATTTCTCCATCA GAGGACAAAGACAATGATTCTACCAAAGAACCTCTGGATGACCTTTTCCCCAATGATGAAGATGACCCAGGTCAAGGAA TTCAACAGCAGCATAGCAGTGCAGCTGCTGCTGCCCAACAAGGGGGCTATGAAATTCCAGCACGACTTAGAACTCTTCATAACCTCGTTATTCAGTATGCTTCCCAAGGTAGATATGAGGTTGCTGTACCATTGTGCAAACAAGCACTAGAAGATCTTGAGAAGACTTCTGGTCATGATCACCCTGATGTTGCCACCATGCTAAATATCTTGGCTCTGGTATACAG agatcagaacaaatacaaagatgCAGCTAATCTGCTAAATGATGCACTGGCTATCCGTGAAAAAACCCTGGGCAAAGATCATCCGGCg GTGGCAGCAACTCTGAATAATCTTGCAGTGCTCTATGGTAAAAGAGGGAAGTACAAAGAAGCTGAGCCTTTGTGTAAGAGAGCCCTGGAGATCAGAGAGAAG GTTTTGGGAAAAGATCACCCAGATGTTGCCAAACAGTTAAATAATTTGGCCTTACTCTGCCAGAACCAGGGCAAATATGAGGAGGTAGAATATTATTATCAAAGAGCTCTTGAGATCTACCAGACAAAACTGGGACCAGATGACCCCAATGtggccaaaacaaaaaataatttg gcATCCTGCTACCTGAAGCAAGGGAAATTCAAGCAGGCTGAAACACTATACAAGGAGATTCTCACTCGTGCACATGAGAGAGAGTTTGGCTCTGTAGATG ATGAAAATAAACCCATTTGGATGCAtgctgaggagagagaagaatgcaAA GGAAAACAAAAGGATGGGACATCTTTTGGGGAGTATGGCGGCTGGTACAAAGCTTGCAAAGTTGATAG TCCAACTGTGACAACTACCTTAAAGAACCTTGGAGCACTTTATAGACGTCAAGGCAAGTTTGAAGCTGCTGAAACATTAGAGGAAGCAGCCATGAGGTCTCGAAAACAG GGTCTTGACAATGTTCACAAACAGAGAGTAGCTGAAGTGCTAAATGACCCTGAGAgcacagaaaaaagaagaagccGAGAAAGTCTCAATGTTGATGTGGTAAAGTACGAGAGTGGTCCtgatggaggggaggaa GCCTAG